A stretch of Pseudomonas sp. CCC3.1 DNA encodes these proteins:
- a CDS encoding 3-methyl-2-oxobutanoate dehydrogenase (2-methylpropanoyl-transferring) subunit alpha, which translates to MTDYAPLRLHVPEPSGRPGCKTDFSYLRLTDAGQVRKPPIDVEPADTADLARGLIRVLDDKGRALGPWAEGISSEVLRTGMRAMLKTRIFDTRMVVAQRQKKMSFYMQSLGEEAIGSAQALALNIDDMCFPTYRQQSILMARDVPLVDLICQLLSNERDPLKGRQLPIMYSVRDYGFFSISGNLATQFMQAVGWGMASAIKGDTKIASAWIGDGATAESDFHTALTFAHVYRAPVILNVVNNQWAISTFQAIAGGESTTFAGRGVGCGIASLRVDGNDFIAVYAASVWAAERARRNLGPTLIEWVTYRAGPHSTSDDPSKYRPADDWSHFPLGDPIARLKQHLIATGNWSEEEHAAVSAELEAEIIGAQKEAERFGTLAGGQMPSAATIFEDVYKDMPDHLRRQRQELGL; encoded by the coding sequence ATGACCGACTATGCACCGCTGCGCCTGCACGTTCCCGAACCCTCCGGCCGCCCAGGCTGCAAGACCGACTTCAGCTACCTTCGCCTGACCGATGCCGGCCAGGTGCGCAAACCCCCTATCGACGTAGAACCTGCCGACACGGCTGATTTGGCCAGAGGCCTTATTCGCGTGCTCGATGATAAAGGTCGGGCACTTGGCCCGTGGGCCGAAGGCATCTCCAGCGAGGTATTGCGCACCGGCATGCGGGCCATGCTGAAAACGCGGATTTTCGACACCCGGATGGTGGTCGCGCAGCGTCAGAAAAAAATGTCGTTCTACATGCAGAGCCTTGGCGAAGAAGCCATCGGCAGCGCTCAAGCCCTGGCGCTGAACATTGATGACATGTGCTTCCCGACGTACCGCCAACAAAGCATTTTGATGGCTCGTGATGTACCGCTGGTCGACCTGATCTGTCAGTTGCTGTCCAACGAACGCGACCCGCTCAAGGGTCGGCAATTGCCGATCATGTATTCAGTACGCGACTACGGCTTTTTCAGTATCTCCGGCAACCTCGCCACACAATTCATGCAGGCCGTCGGCTGGGGCATGGCCTCGGCGATCAAGGGCGACACCAAAATCGCCTCGGCCTGGATCGGTGACGGCGCAACCGCCGAGTCCGATTTCCACACCGCCCTGACCTTTGCCCACGTGTACCGCGCCCCAGTCATTCTTAACGTGGTGAACAATCAGTGGGCGATTTCGACCTTTCAGGCGATTGCCGGGGGCGAATCCACCACCTTCGCCGGACGTGGCGTAGGTTGCGGCATCGCCTCGCTGCGGGTTGACGGTAACGACTTCATCGCCGTGTACGCGGCCTCGGTCTGGGCGGCAGAACGCGCGCGCCGCAACCTTGGCCCAACGCTGATTGAGTGGGTGACCTACCGCGCAGGCCCGCACTCCACCTCGGACGATCCATCCAAGTACCGTCCGGCCGATGACTGGAGCCACTTCCCGCTGGGCGATCCGATTGCCCGCCTCAAGCAGCACTTGATCGCCACGGGCAACTGGTCAGAAGAAGAGCACGCCGCCGTCAGCGCCGAGCTCGAAGCCGAAATCATTGGCGCGCAAAAAGAAGCCGAACGTTTCGGCACCTTGGCTGGCGGACAAATGCCCAGCGCGGCGACGATTTTTGAGGACGTGTACAAGGACATGCCCGACCACTTGCGTCGGCAACGTCAAGAGTTGGGGTTATAA
- the bkdR gene encoding Bkd operon transcriptional regulator BkdR: MRKLDRTDIGILNSLQQNARITNADLARSVNLSPTPCFNRVKAMEELGLIREQVTLLDADMLGLHVNVFIHVSLEKQVEEALQHFEAAISNRQEVMECYLMAGDPDYLIRVLVPSIQALERFMMDFLTKVPGVANIRSSFALKQVRYKTALPLPPGGLMLEE; the protein is encoded by the coding sequence ATGCGCAAGCTAGATCGAACGGATATAGGGATTCTCAACAGCCTTCAGCAGAATGCGCGGATCACCAATGCGGACCTCGCGCGCTCGGTCAACCTGTCACCGACGCCGTGTTTCAACCGGGTCAAGGCGATGGAAGAGCTGGGGTTGATTCGTGAGCAAGTGACCTTGCTTGATGCCGATATGCTGGGCTTGCACGTCAACGTGTTTATTCATGTCAGCCTGGAGAAACAGGTCGAAGAGGCGCTGCAACATTTTGAGGCGGCGATTTCAAATCGCCAGGAAGTCATGGAGTGCTATTTGATGGCGGGCGACCCGGATTATCTGATCCGGGTGCTGGTGCCGAGCATTCAGGCGCTGGAGCGCTTCATGATGGACTTTCTGACCAAAGTGCCCGGCGTGGCCAATATCCGTTCCAGCTTTGCCCTCAAGCAAGTGCGGTACAAAACCGCACTGCCGTTGCCGCCGGGCGGGCTGATGCTGGAAGAATGA
- a CDS encoding cysteine hydrolase family protein — MLKLNAKHCALLIVDMQVGLFRGPEKPYKGSEILDTVNQLIASARQACVPVFVAQHTGPKGSPIEPQSPFWQLLPELAIDPLLDTLFNKTRPSCFLGTELAEQLSHRGIRQLLVAGLKTQYCIDTTCRVAVELGFEPLLIADAHTCMDTPQLSAEQIIEHHNATLEGAFVTLVNSADVNFTGP; from the coding sequence ATGCTCAAGTTGAATGCCAAGCACTGTGCGCTGTTGATTGTCGACATGCAGGTGGGCCTCTTTCGCGGGCCTGAAAAGCCCTACAAAGGCTCGGAGATTCTGGACACAGTCAACCAACTCATCGCATCTGCCCGTCAAGCCTGCGTGCCTGTGTTCGTCGCTCAACACACCGGCCCGAAGGGATCACCCATCGAACCCCAGAGCCCCTTCTGGCAACTGCTGCCGGAACTGGCGATTGATCCGCTGCTCGACACCCTTTTCAACAAGACCCGCCCCAGCTGTTTCCTGGGCACTGAGCTGGCCGAACAATTAAGCCATCGAGGTATTCGCCAGTTGCTGGTGGCCGGTTTGAAAACCCAGTACTGCATCGACACAACATGCCGAGTGGCCGTAGAGCTTGGCTTTGAACCCCTGCTGATTGCAGATGCCCATACCTGTATGGACACCCCGCAGCTATCGGCCGAGCAGATCATCGAGCATCACAATGCGACGCTTGAAGGCGCCTTTGTGACATTGGTCAACAGCGCCGACGTGAACTTCACCGGGCCTTGA
- a CDS encoding histidine phosphatase family protein, producing the protein MPIRLSFICHARTQAQRLTRFALDEPAEPKSLEKAALMASALKKPVRILCAPETRTLQTAQALSREIEIEIVPQLEDYDMGDWKGQSLPDLQHSIPERLTEWINNPNAAPHGGESVQGLCLRVGTWLDSFREEGHFAVVTHPFVIRAAILHALTASTASFNLIDVEPLSIVDLRYTERWRLRV; encoded by the coding sequence ATGCCCATTCGTCTCAGCTTTATTTGTCACGCCCGCACGCAAGCCCAGCGCCTGACGCGCTTCGCACTCGATGAGCCGGCAGAGCCCAAAAGCCTGGAAAAAGCGGCGCTCATGGCCTCGGCACTGAAAAAGCCCGTGCGCATTCTTTGCGCCCCTGAAACCCGGACACTTCAAACCGCTCAAGCATTAAGCCGTGAGATTGAAATTGAAATCGTGCCGCAGCTTGAGGATTACGACATGGGCGACTGGAAAGGACAAAGCCTGCCAGACCTGCAACACAGCATTCCTGAGCGACTCACCGAATGGATCAACAATCCCAACGCGGCCCCGCACGGCGGCGAATCGGTACAAGGCCTGTGCCTGCGGGTCGGAACCTGGCTCGACAGCTTTCGCGAAGAAGGCCACTTTGCCGTGGTGACTCACCCCTTCGTCATCCGTGCAGCCATTTTGCATGCCCTGACAGCCAGCACCGCCTCCTTTAACCTGATTGATGTCGAACCCTTGTCGATCGTCGACCTGCGTTATACCGAACGCTGGCGGCTGCGGGTTTGA
- the copC gene encoding copper homeostasis periplasmic binding protein CopC codes for MSAAFLKKVLNTAALVTLMAGASAAFAHAHLEQATPAADSSTADVKELRLQFSEGVEQAFTKVAISHDGAPVALSSVNTEPSDKKVLIVTPQQPLSAGQYEVKWNAVSVDTHKSAGQYRFTVSN; via the coding sequence ATGTCTGCTGCTTTCTTGAAAAAAGTCCTCAATACAGCTGCTTTGGTGACACTGATGGCGGGTGCCAGCGCGGCATTTGCTCACGCGCACCTTGAGCAGGCAACCCCGGCTGCCGATAGCAGCACCGCTGATGTCAAAGAACTGCGTTTACAGTTTAGCGAGGGGGTAGAACAAGCTTTTACCAAAGTAGCCATCAGCCATGACGGCGCGCCTGTCGCACTGAGCAGTGTGAACACTGAGCCTTCGGACAAAAAGGTACTGATCGTGACGCCGCAGCAGCCTCTTTCAGCGGGTCAGTACGAGGTGAAATGGAACGCGGTGTCTGTAGATACCCACAAAAGTGCGGGTCAATACCGTTTCACGGTGAGCAACTGA
- the copD gene encoding copper homeostasis membrane protein CopD: MFSAMVVCRFVHFSAVLLLFGAWVFRPLLLGLPSESRQQLRGVYRGLAWLALVSGVAWLLLTTYSMAGSWDDTLNPATLKLVLGSTFFGQVWAGHLLFNGLLLLALYVTARFSVVCVLSFLLLATLAPVGHGAMLDGWQGQLLILNQLIHLLCVGAWVGGLPMLWHVLTRPAGLGVDAVLRRFSNIGFVLVAGIILTGLINTRVLTGALWPTPLFEGFALILLIKVVLVGLMLLLALFNLVMSRAGHFAVLRNSVALEWCLGVSAVAAVSLLGTLPPLVIR, translated from the coding sequence ATGTTCAGCGCCATGGTTGTCTGTCGTTTTGTGCATTTCAGCGCGGTGTTGCTGCTGTTCGGGGCCTGGGTATTCAGGCCTTTATTGCTGGGGTTGCCGTCTGAATCGAGGCAACAACTGCGCGGCGTTTATCGCGGGCTGGCATGGCTGGCGCTGGTCAGTGGTGTGGCCTGGTTGCTGCTGACCACTTATTCAATGGCCGGTAGCTGGGATGACACTCTGAATCCTGCAACGTTAAAACTGGTGCTGGGCAGCACTTTTTTTGGTCAGGTGTGGGCAGGGCATTTGCTGTTTAACGGGCTGTTACTGCTGGCGTTGTACGTTACTGCCCGTTTTAGCGTGGTCTGTGTGCTGAGTTTTCTGTTGTTGGCCACCTTGGCCCCTGTCGGACATGGCGCGATGCTGGACGGTTGGCAGGGGCAGTTGCTGATCCTTAATCAGTTGATCCATTTGCTCTGTGTCGGGGCCTGGGTGGGCGGCCTGCCGATGTTGTGGCATGTACTCACGCGTCCTGCGGGGCTTGGGGTCGATGCGGTGCTGCGGCGCTTCAGCAATATAGGGTTTGTGCTCGTGGCCGGGATCATTCTCACAGGCCTGATCAATACACGGGTGCTGACCGGAGCACTGTGGCCTACGCCTTTGTTTGAAGGTTTTGCGCTGATTTTGCTGATCAAGGTGGTGCTGGTCGGGCTGATGTTGCTGTTGGCCTTGTTCAATCTCGTGATGAGCCGTGCCGGTCATTTTGCTGTGTTACGCAACAGTGTGGCGCTTGAGTGGTGCTTGGGGGTGTCGGCTGTGGCCGCTGTTTCATTGCTCGGGACCTTGCCGCCGTTGGTCATACGCTGA
- a CDS encoding gluconate:H+ symporter → MDLSNPLWLAHDTQLIVCCLLAIIAIIVLISVCKLTPFLSILIGTFVAGIGAGLPPEMVAKAFSKGAGSILGEAGIIIALGAMLGALMAESGAADQIASTLLRHAKGSALPWVMALVAMVVGLPLFFEVGLVLMVPIIFVIARQSGQPLLKVAIPALAGMTTLHALMPPHPGPLIAVSALHADLGLTMLLGLSLAIPAVILAGPLYGIWLSKRMHVVEPAELGALFSAKVPTRRKPTFAVSLLIILLPVLLMLGSTLAKVAMAPESGLAVTLKFLGEPLIALGLAVIAAVICLGWSIGMARDQVGGVLRKSLAPIAVLLLTIGAGGGLKETLLQAGISDTISKVATGAHLSFVLLAWLIAVALRQATGSATVATTTTAGILAPLIIGLGGTQSSLVALAIGAGSVFFCHVNDAGFWMVREYFGLELKQTLWVWSVLQTIVSVVGLVGTLLLWKVLV, encoded by the coding sequence TTGGATCTTTCAAACCCGCTATGGCTGGCACATGACACTCAGTTGATCGTGTGCTGCCTGCTGGCAATTATCGCCATCATCGTTTTAATCAGTGTCTGTAAGCTCACGCCTTTTCTTTCGATTCTGATCGGTACCTTTGTCGCCGGGATCGGCGCAGGGCTGCCACCCGAAATGGTCGCCAAGGCCTTCAGCAAAGGTGCCGGAAGCATCCTGGGCGAAGCCGGGATCATCATTGCCCTGGGGGCCATGCTTGGCGCCTTGATGGCAGAGTCGGGGGCAGCGGATCAAATCGCTTCGACCTTGCTGCGCCATGCCAAGGGCAGTGCGTTGCCATGGGTGATGGCGTTGGTGGCGATGGTGGTGGGCTTGCCGTTGTTCTTTGAGGTGGGGCTGGTGCTGATGGTACCGATCATCTTTGTGATCGCCCGGCAGTCGGGGCAGCCGCTGCTCAAGGTCGCCATTCCCGCACTCGCGGGCATGACCACGTTGCACGCCTTGATGCCGCCGCACCCGGGTCCTCTGATTGCAGTCAGTGCCTTGCACGCGGATTTGGGGTTGACCATGTTGTTGGGGCTGAGCCTGGCGATTCCGGCGGTGATTCTGGCCGGGCCGTTGTATGGCATTTGGCTGTCCAAACGCATGCATGTGGTAGAGCCTGCCGAGCTGGGCGCGCTGTTCTCGGCCAAGGTACCGACCCGGCGCAAGCCGACGTTTGCAGTGTCGTTACTGATTATTCTGTTACCCGTACTGCTGATGCTTGGCAGCACCTTGGCCAAGGTCGCGATGGCGCCAGAGAGTGGGCTGGCCGTGACCTTGAAGTTTCTGGGTGAGCCGTTGATCGCGTTGGGGCTGGCGGTGATTGCGGCGGTAATTTGCCTGGGCTGGTCCATCGGCATGGCCCGCGATCAGGTGGGCGGCGTGCTGCGCAAAAGCCTGGCGCCAATTGCCGTGCTGTTGTTGACGATTGGTGCTGGCGGGGGCCTGAAAGAGACCCTGTTGCAAGCCGGGATCAGTGACACCATCAGCAAGGTAGCCACCGGGGCGCACCTTTCATTCGTGTTACTGGCCTGGTTGATTGCAGTGGCGTTGCGTCAGGCCACGGGTTCGGCAACAGTGGCGACCACCACCACGGCGGGTATTCTGGCGCCATTGATCATCGGGCTCGGGGGCACTCAAAGCTCATTGGTGGCGCTGGCCATCGGGGCGGGGTCGGTGTTCTTTTGCCATGTCAACGACGCGGGTTTCTGGATGGTGCGCGAGTACTTTGGCCTGGAGCTGAAACAGACACTGTGGGTGTGGTCAGTGCTGCAAACCATCGTCTCAGTGGTGGGGTTGGTGGGCACGTTGTTGCTGTGGAAGGTACTGGTCTAG
- the lpxO gene encoding lipid A hydroxylase LpxO, with amino-acid sequence MKFIIIAVYVLSIAYVHLRGKVRHKLGRQLSDHSSFLAPINCFLYLFSKVPSQPYLKPADFPQLQVLQDHWQEIREEARRLMQAGEIKRSEQPNDVGFNSFFKSGWKRFYLKWYGDNHPSAGELCPRTIELLNSIGTIKAAMFAELPPGSKLVRHRDPYAGSLRYHLGLDTPNDPGCYINVDGQNYAWRDGEAVMFDETFIHYAENSTDKNRIILFCDVERPMQYRWAAAFNQWFSRTVMASASSPNDANDKTGGLNRAFTRLYTIRLRGKALKKRNRTRYYLEKWAIFGGLLALFLLI; translated from the coding sequence TTGAAATTCATCATTATTGCTGTTTACGTTTTATCCATCGCCTATGTTCATCTGCGGGGCAAGGTTCGCCATAAGCTCGGTCGCCAACTGAGTGACCACTCCAGCTTCCTGGCGCCGATCAACTGTTTCTTGTACCTGTTCTCCAAAGTACCCAGCCAACCTTATTTGAAACCAGCTGACTTCCCGCAATTGCAGGTCCTGCAGGACCACTGGCAAGAGATCCGCGAAGAAGCGCGACGCCTGATGCAGGCCGGTGAGATCAAACGCTCCGAACAGCCGAATGACGTGGGTTTCAACTCGTTCTTCAAGAGCGGCTGGAAGCGTTTCTACCTCAAGTGGTACGGCGACAACCACCCTTCCGCCGGAGAACTGTGCCCCCGCACGATTGAATTGCTCAACAGCATCGGCACCATCAAGGCCGCCATGTTTGCCGAGTTGCCGCCCGGCTCAAAGCTGGTTCGTCATCGCGATCCGTACGCGGGCTCGCTGCGTTACCACCTGGGCCTGGACACCCCGAATGACCCTGGCTGCTACATCAATGTCGATGGGCAGAACTACGCCTGGCGTGACGGCGAAGCGGTGATGTTCGACGAAACGTTCATTCATTACGCCGAAAACAGCACCGATAAAAACCGCATCATCCTGTTCTGCGATGTTGAACGGCCGATGCAATACCGCTGGGCAGCAGCCTTCAACCAATGGTTCAGTCGTACCGTCATGGCCTCGGCCAGCTCACCCAACGATGCCAATGATAAAACCGGCGGCCTGAACCGGGCCTTTACCCGGCTGTACACCATTCGCTTGCGCGGCAAAGCGCTTAAAAAACGCAATCGCACACGCTACTACCTGGAAAAATGGGCGATCTTCGGCGGCTTGCTGGCGTTGTTCCTGCTGATCTAG
- a CDS encoding PfkB family carbohydrate kinase — translation MPRLLHTGQVIIDLVMALDTLPHSGGDALAKSASFHAGGGFNTMAAAQRNGLKTLYLGRHGRGQFGDIARLAMQAEGIEVIQPIDPDKDTGLCVALTEANAERTFISCIGAEGVLSSEDLATVHVEPDDYLYVSGYSLLHPGKATSLLTWLSGLARSVHVTFDPGPLLQDIDPALISALLPRLNLWTSNRSEAQGFSASTTIADALLALKSRLPGDCLVVVRDGPQGCWINDAQGPQLIAGFNVNAIDSNGAGDAHAGVMIAALSTGYTAPDAARRANAAAALAVTRWGPATAPNADEIDTFIQSARSQAQKQH, via the coding sequence ATGCCTAGATTGCTGCACACTGGCCAAGTGATCATTGACCTGGTCATGGCCCTCGACACCTTGCCCCATTCCGGCGGCGATGCATTAGCCAAAAGCGCCAGCTTCCACGCCGGGGGCGGCTTCAATACGATGGCGGCCGCACAGCGCAACGGGCTGAAAACCCTTTACCTTGGCCGTCATGGCCGCGGCCAGTTCGGCGATATTGCCCGTCTGGCCATGCAGGCAGAAGGCATTGAGGTCATCCAACCAATTGATCCAGACAAGGACACCGGGCTCTGTGTGGCACTGACCGAAGCCAATGCCGAGCGAACGTTTATTTCCTGCATTGGCGCAGAAGGTGTTCTGTCAAGCGAGGACCTTGCAACGGTGCATGTCGAACCCGACGACTACCTGTATGTCAGCGGCTATAGCCTGCTGCATCCGGGCAAAGCCACATCACTGCTCACTTGGCTATCCGGGCTGGCGCGCAGCGTCCATGTCACCTTCGATCCGGGGCCATTACTGCAAGATATCGACCCCGCCTTGATCAGCGCTTTATTGCCCCGCCTGAACCTCTGGACCAGCAATCGCAGCGAAGCACAAGGCTTCAGCGCCAGCACCACGATTGCCGACGCCCTGCTCGCCCTGAAATCGCGGCTGCCCGGCGACTGCCTGGTGGTGGTCCGCGACGGCCCGCAAGGCTGCTGGATCAACGACGCTCAGGGCCCGCAACTGATTGCCGGTTTCAACGTTAACGCCATCGACAGCAATGGCGCTGGAGACGCTCATGCCGGGGTCATGATTGCCGCGCTCAGTACAGGCTACACGGCGCCGGATGCGGCCAGACGTGCCAATGCGGCAGCTGCTTTGGCCGTCACCCGTTGGGGGCCTGCCACCGCTCCAAATGCCGACGAAATTGACACGTTTATCCAAAGTGCCCGCTCTCAGGCGCAAAAACAGCATTGA
- a CDS encoding purine-cytosine permease family protein, with protein sequence MSNPNAGHSAGQLETRGIEPVPENECNGNPLQLFWVWFAANISILGLPLGATLVAFHQLAIWQVILVALIGAAGSFAVVGVISIAGRRGRAPSLTLSRAIFGVRGNIGPTLISLMSRVGWETVNTTTAAFVLLALCAIVFGTPTDAKNAPLLTLLFIAIFTLLTLSVSGLGHATLLVIQKWATYLFGALNLLVGGFLCATIDWQAVFNTNPAPVSAVIIGIGIMAAGTGIGWANAGADMSRYQHRSVSATQLVASAAWGAGIPLILLITLGGLLSVGNHDLASATDPIAAIRNMLPAWMAVPYLLSAFGGLLLSNHLSVYSAGLTTLTLGIKIKRVQAVVVDIVAIFCGSIYFMLYADSFYGPFITFISLTAIPITAWVAIFVVDLIHRQYYSPKDLLDVSPSSFYWYHGGIEWRALGSWALALILGFCFTRVGSSDADWFVGPLADSWLGHNGLGWIVTFVVAGGLYALLGGAKDRRLAVPGPANA encoded by the coding sequence ATGAGCAATCCCAACGCTGGGCACAGTGCCGGGCAACTGGAAACCCGTGGCATAGAACCCGTCCCCGAAAACGAGTGCAATGGCAACCCGCTGCAACTGTTCTGGGTCTGGTTTGCGGCCAACATCAGCATTCTCGGCTTGCCGCTGGGTGCAACGCTGGTGGCCTTTCACCAGTTGGCCATTTGGCAGGTCATCCTCGTTGCGTTGATCGGTGCTGCGGGTTCGTTCGCGGTGGTTGGCGTGATCTCCATCGCCGGACGACGCGGCCGAGCACCAAGTCTGACACTGTCGCGAGCAATCTTTGGTGTGCGCGGCAACATTGGGCCTACGCTGATTTCTCTGATGTCACGCGTCGGCTGGGAAACCGTCAACACCACAACCGCCGCATTTGTACTGCTGGCATTGTGTGCAATCGTGTTTGGCACGCCCACCGACGCTAAAAATGCGCCACTGCTCACCCTGCTCTTTATCGCCATTTTCACCCTGTTGACCCTGTCTGTTTCGGGACTGGGCCACGCCACCTTGCTGGTCATTCAAAAGTGGGCAACCTACCTGTTTGGTGCACTCAACCTGCTGGTCGGCGGTTTTCTGTGCGCCACCATCGACTGGCAGGCCGTGTTCAACACCAATCCAGCGCCGGTCAGTGCCGTGATTATCGGCATCGGGATCATGGCGGCAGGCACCGGGATCGGCTGGGCCAATGCCGGCGCTGACATGTCGCGCTATCAACATCGCAGCGTCAGTGCGACCCAACTGGTAGCCTCTGCGGCTTGGGGCGCAGGCATTCCACTGATCTTGCTGATCACCTTGGGCGGCTTGTTGTCAGTCGGCAACCACGACCTTGCCTCAGCCACCGACCCCATCGCCGCGATCCGTAACATGTTGCCCGCATGGATGGCCGTGCCTTACCTGCTTAGCGCGTTCGGCGGCTTACTGCTGTCCAATCACCTGTCAGTGTATTCAGCGGGGCTCACCACCCTGACCCTAGGGATAAAAATCAAACGGGTGCAGGCCGTTGTCGTCGATATCGTGGCCATTTTCTGTGGTTCCATTTACTTCATGCTGTACGCCGATAGTTTTTATGGCCCCTTCATCACGTTTATTTCACTGACGGCCATTCCGATTACTGCGTGGGTCGCGATCTTTGTCGTCGACCTCATCCATCGCCAGTACTACAGCCCCAAAGACCTGTTGGATGTCAGCCCCAGCTCCTTTTACTGGTACCACGGCGGTATTGAATGGCGGGCTCTGGGTTCCTGGGCGCTGGCCCTGATTCTGGGCTTTTGCTTTACCCGGGTCGGCAGTTCAGACGCCGACTGGTTCGTCGGGCCACTGGCAGATTCGTGGCTGGGCCATAACGGTCTAGGCTGGATCGTGACCTTTGTCGTCGCAGGCGGGTTGTATGCGCTGCTCGGCGGAGCCAAAGACCGCCGACTGGCTGTACCGGGGCCTGCCAATGCCTAG
- a CDS encoding ADP-ribosylglycohydrolase family protein: protein MKLAERALGAFYGLALGDALGMPTQSFSRAHILTRFGPITCLIDAPADQPIAPNMPGGSITDDTEQAILVAQLLVDGNGTIDPNTLAQRLITWEAAMQAKGSQDLLGPSTKRAIEMILAGHSPEESGRYGTTNGAAMRITPVGIAADISQPESFIKAVVQACQVTHNTSLGIASAAAVAAVISSGINGNKLQHALNAGTEIAYMAEHHGHWVAGGRIGPRIRWARQASHECNPDNLGDLLYDVIGTSVASQESVVAAFALAQRVASGNLSSFDALCIAAGIGGDTDTIAAILGAMLGACAGLEHWPSALIQQVKTVNNLQLEPLVQQLLTLRSA from the coding sequence ATGAAGCTGGCTGAGCGTGCACTCGGCGCCTTTTATGGCCTGGCATTAGGCGATGCATTGGGCATGCCGACGCAGTCCTTTAGCCGAGCGCACATTCTCACCCGCTTTGGTCCGATCACTTGCTTGATAGACGCGCCAGCCGATCAGCCCATCGCCCCCAACATGCCTGGCGGCTCGATCACCGACGACACTGAGCAAGCCATTCTGGTCGCCCAGCTACTGGTGGACGGCAATGGCACTATCGACCCCAACACCCTGGCGCAGCGCCTGATCACCTGGGAAGCCGCGATGCAGGCCAAAGGTTCACAAGACCTTCTGGGGCCGTCAACCAAACGCGCTATCGAAATGATCCTCGCAGGCCACAGCCCCGAAGAGTCCGGGCGTTATGGCACGACTAACGGCGCGGCCATGCGCATCACACCGGTGGGCATAGCCGCCGATATCAGCCAGCCAGAATCATTCATAAAGGCTGTGGTTCAAGCCTGCCAGGTCACTCACAACACCAGTTTGGGCATTGCCAGCGCAGCCGCTGTAGCCGCGGTGATCTCAAGCGGTATCAACGGCAACAAACTGCAACACGCCCTCAATGCGGGCACTGAAATCGCCTACATGGCAGAACACCACGGCCATTGGGTCGCCGGTGGCCGCATCGGCCCGCGCATTCGCTGGGCCAGACAGGCCAGTCATGAATGCAACCCCGATAACCTCGGCGACTTGCTGTACGACGTAATTGGCACTTCAGTCGCGTCTCAAGAGTCGGTGGTGGCCGCCTTTGCCCTTGCGCAACGGGTAGCCAGCGGCAACCTCAGTAGTTTCGATGCGTTGTGCATCGCCGCCGGTATTGGCGGCGACACCGATACCATCGCCGCTATTCTCGGCGCCATGCTCGGCGCGTGTGCTGGCCTGGAGCACTGGCCGAGCGCACTGATCCAGCAAGTCAAAACAGTCAACAACCTGCAATTGGAACCATTGGTACAACAGTTGCTAACGCTACGCAGCGCATAA
- a CDS encoding GntR family transcriptional regulator gives MIKQARFNKKQQVVNELVRQIENGLMEDGYVLPDEDQLAQELGVNRSTLRQALTELERRKYIARRTTGGSVVTFDGIPLDQKNGWAQALASTGARIHTEQLKLESVERPELTLRFGLSHFIMLERRRRRSDGTAISLERSFMPATGGLEGLPRVGMIDDSLTITLAAYGFIGDHGDQWIGAEPLNEEDALLLGRPVGTVFLKTLRTTYDRHGRLMEHVESWLDPTHFRMHHSFGAPA, from the coding sequence ATGATAAAACAAGCTCGATTTAATAAGAAACAACAGGTAGTCAATGAGCTCGTCCGCCAAATCGAAAACGGGCTTATGGAAGACGGCTATGTCTTGCCCGATGAAGATCAACTGGCTCAAGAACTGGGTGTCAATCGCAGCACATTACGCCAGGCGCTGACAGAGCTGGAACGACGCAAGTACATCGCTCGGCGCACCACAGGAGGGTCTGTCGTGACCTTTGACGGCATACCGCTCGATCAAAAAAATGGTTGGGCACAAGCACTGGCCAGTACTGGAGCGCGCATCCACACCGAGCAGCTCAAACTTGAATCCGTCGAACGCCCGGAGTTAACCCTTCGATTTGGCCTAAGCCATTTCATCATGCTGGAACGTCGTCGGCGCCGCAGCGATGGGACGGCCATATCCCTGGAGCGTTCGTTCATGCCAGCCACCGGCGGGCTTGAAGGGTTGCCACGGGTCGGCATGATTGATGACTCGCTCACCATTACGTTGGCTGCGTATGGGTTTATCGGCGATCACGGCGATCAGTGGATTGGCGCCGAACCACTCAACGAAGAAGATGCGCTGTTGCTCGGACGCCCTGTTGGTACGGTATTCCTTAAAACCTTGCGCACCACCTATGACCGGCATGGGCGACTCATGGAGCATGTCGAGAGCTGGCTTGATCCGACACACTTTCGCATGCATCACTCATTTGGAGCCCCGGCATGA